AATAATAGTAGGTATGGGCCCGGCAGGGCTTACAGCAGCGGTTTACGCAGCAAGAAAAAAGATGAAGGTGCTTTTGTTGGGCAAGGAATACGGGGGCCAGGCCTCATGGACCAGTGAAATTGAAAATTACATGGGCTTTCAATATATAAGCGGCCCGGAGCTGATGAACCGTTTTGAAGAACATGTAAAAGAATACCGAGTGGAAAGAGAGCAGGCAGAAGTAGAGAAAGTCACGCAGTCCGGTGCTGTTTTCACTATTACGTGTAAGGATGGCACGGAATACCGGTCTCAAACAGTAATTATAGCTGCAGGAAAATCTCCGCGCAGGCTTGATGTGCCGGGAGAAAAACGTTTCACAGGGAGGGGAATAAGCTACTGCGCAGTGTGCGATGCCCCTCTTTTCGGAGGAAAGAAGGTAGCCGTGATCGGCGGGGGAAATTCGGCACTGGAGGCTGCCCATGACTTAACAAACATAGCTGAACATGTTTATGTAGTATCCCTAGAGGAATGGACGGCCGACGAGGTTCTGGTGGATAAAGTAGAGAGTGCCGAAAACATGACCAAGTTGATAGGCTGGAATACCACCGGCATTGACGGTGAAACCATGGTTAAAGGGGTTACTTTGCAATCAGTCACTGACCCGTCACAGGAAAAGAAATTAGAAGTGGAAGGGGTGTTCATTGAAATAGGAACGATTCCTAACAGTGGAATAGTAAAAGGCCTG
This Bacillota bacterium DNA region includes the following protein-coding sequences:
- a CDS encoding thioredoxin-disulfide reductase, with amino-acid sequence MYQTIIVGMGPAGLTAAVYAARKKMKVLLLGKEYGGQASWTSEIENYMGFQYISGPELMNRFEEHVKEYRVEREQAEVEKVTQSGAVFTITCKDGTEYRSQTVIIAAGKSPRRLDVPGEKRFTGRGISYCAVCDAPLFGGKKVAVIGGGNSALEAAHDLTNIAEHVYVVSLEEWTADEVLVDKVESAENMTKLIGWNTTGIDGETMVKGVTLQSVTDPSQEKKLEVEGVFIEIGTIPNSGIVKGLLEMNKNKEVIVNCDCTTSVPGAFAAGDITNIPEKQIIVAAGEGAKATLSAYKYLLRLESEPKAYFHHIDNTANEHQRQGVPLH